Proteins encoded within one genomic window of Gemmobacter sp.:
- a CDS encoding response regulator has translation MAGQDQDTGSSVEFALAQIAREFEEAFSPLLRNKGIHLEVAVAMGAGKRRTGDPFRLREVLDLLLSRPATDDKVRLFFSGRPERPLTVEVSGVEPPTTRVRDLMDQMKGLIDQTPTGAIKMTLPFGTVESSDADRMPARNAAANAPFAGLQLLIADDSPTNLMVIREMLANTGASITAVSDGAQVVETWRKAPLDMLLLDIAMPVMDGLSALRTIRAEEDQAGRPHIPAVAVTANALKHQLDEYIMGGFDTHIAKPFRRQELISTIEALRPLP, from the coding sequence ATGGCAGGCCAGGATCAGGATACAGGTTCTTCGGTGGAATTTGCGCTGGCCCAGATCGCGCGCGAATTCGAAGAAGCGTTTTCGCCGCTGCTGCGCAACAAGGGGATCCATCTGGAGGTGGCGGTGGCCATGGGCGCCGGCAAGCGCCGCACGGGCGATCCCTTCCGCCTGCGCGAGGTGCTGGATCTGCTGCTGTCGCGCCCCGCGACAGATGACAAGGTGCGCCTGTTCTTCAGCGGCCGCCCGGAACGCCCCCTGACGGTAGAGGTTTCGGGGGTGGAACCGCCCACGACCCGCGTCCGCGACCTGATGGACCAGATGAAGGGCCTGATCGACCAGACCCCGACCGGCGCCATCAAGATGACGCTGCCGTTCGGAACCGTCGAATCCTCGGATGCCGACCGGATGCCGGCGCGCAATGCGGCGGCGAATGCGCCCTTTGCCGGCCTGCAACTGCTGATCGCCGATGACAGCCCCACGAACCTGATGGTCATCCGCGAGATGCTGGCCAATACCGGCGCGTCCATCACCGCAGTCAGCGATGGCGCGCAGGTGGTGGAAACCTGGCGCAAGGCGCCGCTGGACATGCTGCTGCTGGACATCGCCATGCCGGTGATGGACGGGCTGTCCGCCCTGCGCACCATCCGCGCCGAGGAAGACCAGGCCGGCCGGCCGCATATTCCCGCCGTGGCCGTGACGGCCAACGCGCTGAAGCATCAGCTGGACGAATACATCATGGGCGGGTTCGACACCCATATCGCCAAGCCGTTCCGCCGCCAGGAACTGATCAGCACGATCGAGGCATTGCGCCCCCTGCCCTGA
- a CDS encoding sensor domain-containing diguanylate cyclase, translated as MERRGAAPGRVSDDLQERRRLAALFAMDVLQTPREPIIQKLLRLARLEFGTTAASIVLIDRSMAHFHTRIGTNAARCRRDGWFCNLTIQGREPLIVQDTATDPRTLALPEVSGAPAARSYAGFPLLTREGLAIGTLALFSAQSHRIPEGKEDVGRAIASIIMEAMELHRLASHDPLTGVLNRRGFMDQYERELERCDRDGTPLSLAMVDIDHFKMINDTYGHGVGDVVLRQVARVLPPAQAESATVGRIGGEEFAILLPDLTNDQAVPVIESIRLAIAALVLREAPDLRITASFGLAQYGAEARTDVQLLAQADAALYHSKEQGRNRHTLARDLAA; from the coding sequence ATGGAGCGCAGGGGCGCGGCGCCTGGCCGGGTCAGCGACGATTTGCAGGAACGCCGCCGGCTGGCCGCCCTGTTCGCCATGGACGTGCTGCAAACCCCGCGCGAGCCGATCATCCAGAAACTGCTGCGGCTGGCCCGGCTGGAATTCGGCACGACGGCGGCGTCCATCGTGCTGATCGACCGCAGCATGGCGCATTTCCATACCCGCATCGGCACCAATGCCGCCCGCTGCCGCCGCGACGGCTGGTTCTGCAACCTGACGATCCAGGGCCGCGAACCGCTGATCGTGCAGGATACCGCGACCGACCCGCGCACCCTGGCCCTGCCCGAGGTGTCGGGGGCGCCGGCCGCGCGCAGCTATGCCGGGTTTCCCCTGCTGACGCGCGAAGGACTGGCCATCGGCACGCTGGCGCTGTTTTCCGCGCAATCGCACCGCATTCCCGAAGGCAAGGAAGATGTCGGGCGCGCCATCGCCTCGATCATCATGGAGGCGATGGAACTGCACCGCCTTGCCTCGCACGATCCGCTGACCGGGGTGCTGAACCGCCGCGGCTTCATGGACCAGTATGAACGCGAGCTGGAACGCTGCGACCGCGATGGCACGCCCCTGTCGCTGGCGATGGTCGATATCGACCATTTCAAGATGATCAACGATACCTACGGCCATGGCGTGGGCGATGTGGTGCTGCGTCAGGTCGCGCGCGTGCTGCCCCCGGCCCAGGCCGAATCCGCCACCGTCGGCCGGATCGGCGGCGAGGAATTCGCCATTCTGCTGCCCGACCTGACCAATGATCAGGCGGTGCCGGTGATCGAATCCATCCGTCTGGCCATTGCCGCCCTGGTCCTGCGCGAGGCGCCGGATTTGCGCATTACCGCCAGCTTCGGCCTGGCCCAGTATGGCGCCGAGGCGCGGACCGATGTGCAATTGCTGGCACAGGCCGATGCGGCGCTGTATCATTCCAAGGAACAGGGCCGGAACCGCCATACGCTGGCGCGCGATCTGGCGGCGTAA
- a CDS encoding viral aspartic protease codes for MLSNCFDPGAFRRHSGAFLLVAGLLAGCGGGGGGGVPPTGVDVDTPAFESYTTNHNGFARVRQDRSSATDAAIIAQFEDGDPASPAGYRELIALNDALYDGKMTVEVIGQVDATSGAATRLLRLTVDQAPFENVKDGALVEASGKFYLRGQNFAWVTIDGGPLLSGSQADGGLVNLELDFDREVASINLRTGVAGDSVVRTEATGTDLPFNIVTGAYGGDITVQIWDPNSSVIHDIAGSLRGNVGGSPTYSDNRHGLTTSGLYTATGTSGGVPVTIDGAYFGTDPNALP; via the coding sequence ATGCTATCAAATTGTTTCGATCCTGGAGCATTTCGGCGGCATTCCGGCGCCTTTCTGCTGGTCGCGGGCCTGCTGGCGGGGTGCGGCGGCGGGGGTGGCGGGGGCGTTCCGCCGACGGGAGTCGATGTCGATACGCCGGCGTTTGAAAGCTACACCACCAACCACAACGGCTTCGCCCGCGTCCGGCAGGATCGCAGCAGCGCCACCGATGCCGCGATCATCGCCCAGTTCGAGGATGGCGACCCCGCCAGCCCCGCAGGCTACCGCGAGCTGATCGCGCTGAACGATGCACTGTATGATGGCAAGATGACGGTCGAGGTGATCGGCCAGGTCGATGCCACCTCGGGCGCGGCCACGCGGCTGTTGCGGCTGACGGTGGATCAGGCGCCGTTCGAGAATGTGAAGGACGGCGCGCTGGTCGAGGCCAGCGGCAAGTTCTACCTGCGCGGCCAGAACTTTGCCTGGGTCACCATCGACGGCGGACCGCTGCTGTCAGGCAGCCAGGCCGATGGCGGGCTGGTGAATCTGGAACTGGATTTCGACCGCGAGGTGGCCAGCATCAACCTGCGCACCGGCGTGGCGGGCGATTCGGTGGTGCGGACCGAGGCAACGGGCACTGACCTGCCCTTCAACATCGTGACCGGGGCCTATGGCGGCGACATCACGGTGCAGATCTGGGATCCGAACTCCAGCGTGATTCACGACATCGCCGGATCGCTGCGGGGGAATGTCGGCGGCTCGCCCACCTACAGCGACAACAGGCACGGGCTGACGACCTCGGGCCTGTATACGGCAACGGGCACCAGCGGCGGGGTGCCGGTCACCATCGACGGCGCCTATTTCGGCACCGATCCGAATGCGCTGCCGTAG
- a CDS encoding glycosyl hydrolase family 8: MKRRSFLAGLAMTPLIAPAAQAAFADDHPLQASWQAWKRLCLSPDGRVVDGFQGGASHSEGQGYGLTLAAQFGDVQAANSIMSWTEANLAVRSDALLAWLWRPDSLPRVADRNNASDGDLFYAWGLVTLARSRNRPELLERARQIAADLLRHCRVANPAGPGWLMLPGAAGFVQGDVVVTNPSYLMPRAMEEVAAATGLSDLAALAADGRRLWATLAANGPVPDWISVSAIGYAPPPAGFSARTGYEAIRIPLFAIWSGDAASPALRAYVGAIGVMGGDAVTVYDPVTKSVVERSAHAGYAAVAALGSCVVSGGAGSRMPVFTADQPYYPATLHLMALVAQAQSFPRCVPI; encoded by the coding sequence ATGAAGCGCCGCAGCTTTCTGGCCGGGCTGGCCATGACCCCGCTGATCGCCCCCGCCGCGCAGGCCGCCTTTGCGGATGACCACCCGTTGCAGGCCAGCTGGCAGGCGTGGAAACGGCTGTGCCTGTCACCCGATGGCCGGGTGGTCGACGGGTTTCAAGGCGGCGCCAGCCATTCCGAGGGACAGGGATACGGCCTGACGCTGGCCGCGCAGTTCGGCGATGTGCAGGCGGCCAACAGCATCATGTCCTGGACCGAGGCGAACCTTGCCGTGCGGTCCGATGCGTTGCTCGCCTGGCTGTGGCGCCCGGACAGCCTGCCCCGGGTGGCCGACCGCAACAATGCCAGCGATGGCGACCTGTTCTATGCCTGGGGCCTCGTGACGCTGGCCCGCAGCCGCAACCGGCCCGAACTGCTGGAGCGTGCCCGCCAGATCGCCGCCGATCTGCTGCGCCACTGCCGGGTGGCCAATCCGGCCGGGCCGGGCTGGCTGATGCTGCCGGGCGCGGCCGGGTTTGTGCAAGGTGATGTGGTGGTGACCAACCCGTCCTACCTGATGCCCCGCGCGATGGAGGAGGTGGCGGCGGCCACCGGCCTGTCCGATCTTGCCGCGCTGGCGGCCGACGGGCGGCGGCTGTGGGCCACACTGGCCGCGAATGGCCCGGTGCCCGACTGGATTTCGGTCAGCGCCATCGGCTATGCCCCGCCACCTGCGGGGTTTTCCGCCCGCACGGGGTATGAGGCGATCCGCATTCCGCTGTTTGCCATCTGGTCGGGCGATGCGGCCAGCCCGGCGCTGCGGGCCTATGTCGGTGCCATCGGCGTGATGGGGGGCGACGCCGTGACGGTCTATGACCCGGTGACGAAATCGGTGGTCGAACGCAGCGCCCATGCCGGTTATGCTGCGGTGGCCGCGCTTGGCAGTTGCGTCGTGTCGGGGGGGGCCGGGTCGCGCATGCCGGTGTTCACCGCCGACCAGCCCTATTACCCCGCCACGCTGCACCTGATGGCACTGGTGGCCCAGGCCCAGTCCTTTCCGCGATGTGTGCCCATATGA
- a CDS encoding cellulose biosynthesis cyclic di-GMP-binding regulatory protein BcsB, whose translation MTRLGLTVSLAVGLSALMAQAQTSPVIVLPDPELPAGQMPEKPVPDGVPQPVVPPGTVAVEPARGPVVLPPPERDRAPEPDAMPAAPQVADGWLMPIGPADPALPREVRVGASLPAPGILRLTGEIARVPMRLILPAGAALPDRLVLTLQSSVNLLPETARLRLSVNGGAPVELPLQNLRGFGAVEVPVTGLVAGENRLEIQVVQPHRIFCGPDASFGVWTEIDLLNSGAPLGATALEPGAEGFGMALQAQALRGAAIDVLAAPDTPPAVLRAVTALLADTLGGAAPVAVRSFYLARPFAAAAVAVIQSDAPRVSFRRGASGTLVMQVEYTADAVPNLTGLLPAMPAMAPAALPVLTAGQETRFADLGQGDIIGNTHYFRADLPFRLADDWLLLANQKGAMQLRYGFADGLPRGGILLVKVNGTTVRLLPLDRDGGKVLPPLDIGFPTNLLRPGRNALSFEMIVPGDPPDAACAPRRSDMLAILGDSTLLVPPSPRMQEAGAGVALRNLSRDGVATLPGAADAARADAAAVVLSALLAPVPNGDGGSRLTVIGLQDGAQVPLAPLGITSAQLRGALFAAPVAVAVADAAAPVRAAPAFRLSEEAAPAPAARPGLLQRLWSGLGDQLTERGWVARQYRRLLAAALPGSDQALSDWLDTRAGTARALLLQPDPAAPGDLWLVLAPDADPVQVANATAGLRSAGLARGEVALLAADGSWQMWSSGRMPVLLEPLRPDNLRAVIGNYASWSPYAFSLVLLVLALVSTLPVLLYVVLTRRYRGTR comes from the coding sequence ATGACGCGGCTGGGCCTGACAGTGTCGCTGGCGGTGGGCCTGTCGGCCTTGATGGCGCAGGCGCAGACCAGCCCGGTGATCGTGCTGCCCGACCCCGAATTGCCGGCGGGGCAGATGCCGGAAAAGCCGGTGCCCGACGGGGTGCCGCAGCCTGTGGTGCCGCCCGGCACCGTCGCGGTGGAACCTGCCCGCGGCCCCGTGGTTCTGCCGCCGCCCGAACGCGACCGCGCGCCCGAACCGGACGCCATGCCCGCCGCGCCCCAGGTGGCCGATGGCTGGCTGATGCCGATCGGCCCGGCCGACCCCGCCTTGCCGCGCGAGGTGCGGGTGGGCGCCAGCCTGCCTGCCCCCGGCATCCTGCGCCTGACCGGCGAAATCGCCCGTGTGCCGATGCGGCTGATCCTGCCGGCCGGCGCCGCCTTGCCCGACCGGCTGGTGCTGACGCTGCAATCCAGCGTCAACCTGCTGCCCGAAACCGCCCGGCTGCGCCTGTCCGTCAATGGTGGGGCGCCGGTCGAGCTGCCCTTGCAGAACCTGCGCGGCTTTGGCGCGGTCGAGGTGCCGGTGACCGGCCTTGTCGCCGGCGAAAACCGGCTGGAGATTCAGGTTGTCCAGCCGCACCGCATTTTCTGCGGCCCCGATGCCAGCTTTGGCGTCTGGACCGAGATTGATTTGCTGAACAGCGGCGCCCCCCTTGGCGCCACGGCGCTGGAGCCGGGGGCCGAAGGGTTCGGCATGGCCTTGCAGGCGCAGGCGCTGCGCGGGGCGGCCATCGACGTGCTGGCGGCGCCCGACACGCCGCCGGCGGTGCTGCGCGCGGTCACGGCGCTGCTGGCCGATACGCTGGGCGGGGCGGCGCCGGTTGCCGTGCGGTCGTTCTATCTGGCGCGCCCCTTTGCTGCGGCGGCGGTGGCGGTGATCCAGTCCGACGCGCCGCGCGTGTCGTTCCGGCGCGGGGCCAGCGGCACGCTGGTGATGCAGGTGGAATATACCGCCGATGCCGTGCCGAACCTGACCGGCCTGTTGCCGGCCATGCCTGCGATGGCGCCTGCCGCGCTGCCGGTGCTGACGGCCGGGCAGGAAACCCGCTTTGCCGATCTGGGGCAGGGCGACATCATCGGCAACACGCATTACTTCCGCGCCGACCTGCCGTTCCGGCTGGCCGACGACTGGCTGCTGCTGGCCAACCAGAAAGGCGCGATGCAGCTGCGCTATGGCTTTGCCGATGGCCTGCCGCGGGGCGGGATCCTGCTGGTCAAGGTCAATGGCACCACGGTGCGCCTGCTGCCGCTGGACCGCGACGGCGGCAAGGTGCTGCCGCCGCTGGACATCGGCTTTCCCACCAACCTGCTGCGCCCCGGGCGGAATGCGCTGAGCTTTGAAATGATCGTCCCCGGCGATCCGCCCGATGCCGCCTGTGCGCCGCGCCGGTCCGACATGCTGGCGATTCTGGGCGACAGCACGCTGCTGGTCCCGCCATCGCCGCGCATGCAAGAGGCGGGCGCCGGGGTCGCCCTGCGCAACCTGTCGCGCGATGGTGTTGCAACGCTGCCCGGCGCGGCCGATGCCGCGCGGGCCGATGCGGCGGCGGTGGTGCTGTCGGCGCTGCTGGCGCCGGTGCCGAATGGCGATGGCGGATCGCGGCTGACGGTGATCGGCCTTCAGGATGGCGCGCAGGTGCCGCTGGCGCCGCTGGGCATCACCTCGGCCCAGTTGCGCGGCGCGCTGTTTGCGGCGCCGGTGGCTGTGGCGGTGGCCGATGCGGCCGCGCCGGTGCGTGCCGCCCCAGCCTTTCGCCTGTCCGAGGAGGCCGCCCCTGCCCCGGCCGCCCGGCCGGGCCTGCTGCAGCGCCTGTGGTCGGGGCTGGGCGATCAGCTGACGGAACGCGGCTGGGTTGCGCGGCAGTATCGCCGCCTGCTGGCCGCGGCGCTGCCCGGATCGGACCAGGCGCTGTCCGACTGGCTGGACACCCGCGCCGGCACGGCACGGGCGCTGCTGCTGCAACCCGATCCGGCCGCGCCCGGCGATCTGTGGCTGGTGCTGGCGCCCGATGCGGATCCGGTGCAGGTGGCCAATGCCACCGCCGGCCTGCGCAGCGCCGGCCTGGCACGGGGCGAGGTTGCCTTGCTGGCCGCGGATGGCAGCTGGCAGATGTGGTCGTCCGGCCGGATGCCCGTGCTGCTGGAACCGCTGCGCCCCGACAACCTGCGCGCGGTGATCGGCAACTATGCCTCGTGGTCGCCCTATGCGTTTTCGCTGGTGCTGCTGGTGCTGGCGCTGGTGTCCACCCTGCCGGTGCTGCTGTATGTGGTGCTGACCCGCCGCTACAGGGGAACAAGATGA
- the bcsA gene encoding UDP-forming cellulose synthase catalytic subunit — protein sequence MNRPARWPLIFVPVWLLMLVPIVALSSAPVSNAAQAVLSLAALAIIVVMKPFARHIVPRTVLLGVASIIVLRYWFWRLTATLPDPGLTLSFVLAIFLFVVETYSILVFFLNTVISADPVDRGLPPRVELDQLPTVDILVPSYNEPVEMLSITLSAAKNMIYPAQLRTVVLCDDGGTDQRCNSPNEELAKASRARRAQLQALCRDLGVVYSTRARNEHAKAGNMSAALEKLNGDLVVVFDADHVPSRDFLARTVGYFVQDPQLFLVQTPHFFINQDPIERNLGLACPPENEMFYGMIHRGLDRWGGAFFCGSAAVLRRKALDSVGGFSGETITEDAETALDIHSKGWRSIYLNRAMIAGLQPETFASFIQQRGRWAAGMMQMFMLKNPLFRPGLKPLQRLCYLNSMSFWFFPLIRLIYLLAPLTYLFFGVEIFVTTFQDAMAYTLSYMAVSLMVQNAIFGNYRWPLISEIYEVAQAPYLAKAILRTVIRPRGAKFNVTAKDETLEADYISPIYGPLFGLFLLTLLGVIVLAVRWIAFPGDRSVLSVVGVWAIINFLLVSLSLRAVSEKQQRRASPRVEMRAPAVVGADAFSGTLDAEVLDASTSGARVRLLDSPRLREAHALQPGDEITLRPRFPDAPHLERDVCAVVRGKTATSAEGNVLGLMFLSDQPMDVREAVAYLIFGSSENWLAVRQRGLRGKGLIAGLAYVLWLVLTSFPKTAMDLLREPGRRRQAMVMEHLERKPAHLVAFGANFDTAEYRQDGRVAPGALIGIEDRA from the coding sequence ATGAACCGTCCTGCCAGATGGCCGCTGATCTTCGTGCCGGTGTGGCTGCTGATGCTGGTGCCCATCGTCGCGCTCAGCTCTGCCCCGGTGTCGAACGCGGCGCAGGCGGTGCTGTCGCTGGCCGCGCTGGCGATCATCGTGGTGATGAAGCCGTTTGCGCGCCATATCGTGCCGCGCACCGTGCTGCTGGGCGTCGCCAGCATCATCGTGCTGCGCTACTGGTTCTGGCGCCTGACCGCGACCTTGCCAGACCCGGGGCTGACGCTGTCCTTCGTGCTGGCGATCTTCCTGTTCGTGGTCGAAACCTATTCGATCCTGGTGTTCTTCCTGAACACCGTGATCAGCGCCGATCCGGTGGACCGCGGCCTGCCGCCCCGGGTGGAACTGGACCAGCTGCCCACCGTCGACATTCTGGTGCCGTCCTACAACGAGCCGGTCGAGATGCTGTCGATCACGCTGTCGGCGGCCAAGAACATGATCTACCCGGCCCAGCTGCGCACGGTGGTCCTGTGCGACGATGGCGGCACCGACCAGCGCTGCAATTCCCCGAACGAGGAACTGGCCAAAGCCTCGCGCGCGCGTCGGGCCCAGTTGCAGGCGCTGTGCCGCGATCTGGGCGTGGTCTATTCCACCCGCGCGCGCAACGAACACGCCAAGGCCGGCAACATGAGCGCGGCGCTGGAAAAGCTGAACGGCGATCTGGTGGTGGTGTTCGATGCCGACCACGTGCCCAGCCGCGACTTCCTGGCCCGGACGGTGGGCTATTTCGTGCAGGATCCGCAGCTGTTCCTGGTGCAGACGCCGCACTTCTTCATCAACCAGGATCCGATCGAACGGAACCTGGGCCTGGCCTGCCCGCCCGAGAACGAAATGTTCTACGGCATGATCCACCGCGGGCTGGACCGCTGGGGCGGCGCGTTCTTTTGCGGATCGGCGGCCGTGCTGCGGCGCAAGGCGCTGGACAGCGTGGGCGGCTTTTCCGGCGAGACGATCACCGAAGATGCCGAAACCGCGCTGGACATCCATTCCAAGGGCTGGCGCAGCATCTATCTGAACCGCGCGATGATCGCCGGGTTGCAGCCGGAAACCTTTGCGTCCTTCATCCAGCAGCGCGGCCGCTGGGCCGCCGGCATGATGCAGATGTTCATGCTGAAGAACCCGCTGTTCCGCCCGGGGCTGAAGCCGCTGCAACGGTTGTGCTACCTGAATTCCATGAGCTTCTGGTTCTTTCCGCTGATCCGGCTGATCTATCTGCTGGCGCCGCTGACCTATCTGTTCTTCGGAGTGGAGATTTTCGTCACCACCTTTCAGGACGCCATGGCCTATACGCTCAGTTACATGGCGGTCAGCCTGATGGTGCAGAATGCCATCTTCGGCAATTACCGATGGCCGCTGATCTCGGAAATCTACGAGGTGGCGCAGGCGCCCTATCTGGCCAAGGCGATCCTGCGCACGGTGATCCGCCCGCGTGGCGCCAAGTTCAACGTGACGGCCAAGGATGAAACGCTGGAAGCCGATTATATCTCGCCGATCTATGGCCCGCTGTTCGGGCTGTTCCTGCTGACGCTGCTGGGTGTGATCGTGCTGGCGGTGCGCTGGATCGCCTTTCCGGGCGACCGCAGCGTGCTGTCGGTGGTGGGGGTCTGGGCGATCATCAATTTCCTGCTGGTGTCGCTGTCCTTGCGCGCCGTGTCGGAAAAGCAGCAACGCCGCGCCTCGCCCCGGGTCGAGATGCGGGCCCCGGCGGTGGTGGGCGCGGATGCGTTTTCCGGCACGCTGGATGCCGAGGTGCTGGATGCCTCGACCAGCGGGGCGCGGGTGCGCCTGCTGGACAGCCCCCGCCTGCGCGAGGCGCATGCCTTGCAGCCGGGCGATGAAATCACCCTGCGCCCCCGGTTCCCCGACGCGCCGCATCTGGAACGCGACGTGTGCGCCGTGGTGCGTGGCAAGACGGCGACCAGCGCCGAGGGCAACGTGCTGGGCCTGATGTTCCTGTCCGACCAGCCGATGGATGTGCGCGAGGCGGTGGCCTATCTGATCTTCGGGTCCAGCGAGAACTGGCTGGCGGTGCGCCAGCGCGGGTTGCGTGGCAAGGGGCTGATTGCCGGGCTGGCCTATGTGCTGTGGCTGGTGCTGACCTCGTTCCCCAAGACGGCGATGGACCTGCTGCGCGAACCGGGACGGCGCCGTCAGGCGATGGTGATGGAACATCTGGAACGCAAGCCTGCGCACCTTGTGGCCTTTGGCGCGAACTTCGATACCGCCGAATACCGGCAGGACGGCCGCGTGGCCCCCGGCGCCCTGATCGGGATCGAGGATCGGGCATGA
- a CDS encoding EAL domain-containing protein has translation MNSDEQAIATLDALLADGGQRLCIVVAPDNLDEIEVVVPPGGTDRLRASIAARIAAECPAATVLARRAGRQFVVVLPDADLAAAADMAARLILAVPQCRVAVDGRRPGVTARVATLSTALARPCTAERVLQLADAAAILARGRISGAGSVFLAGDTALAGLELAARHLTDLPEAVDQGRIRLSAQEIVSLAPHPAGYREYEVLMQLEDADGQLHPPGSFIGRAEKSALIELLDRGVISTALIGHADALQAAPHVRLSLNISGRSLSNPDLWPFVDQVLAASGIDPARIQLEITETAAILDLPAAQENVRRIRAAGCRVALDDFGAGLSGFAYLNSFDLDGIKIDGALIPGLADPDSAETAIVSMLIRLARRLDLEVVAEHVASEPTLDALRAMGVGKVQGFLMGWPKNLRQVLEAEAKSV, from the coding sequence TTGAACAGCGACGAACAGGCGATTGCCACCCTGGATGCCCTGCTGGCCGATGGTGGCCAGCGGCTGTGTATCGTGGTGGCCCCCGACAACCTTGATGAGATCGAGGTGGTCGTGCCCCCCGGCGGAACCGATCGCCTGCGCGCCTCGATCGCGGCCCGGATTGCCGCCGAATGTCCCGCCGCCACGGTTCTGGCCCGGCGCGCCGGCCGGCAGTTCGTCGTCGTGCTGCCCGATGCCGATCTTGCGGCAGCGGCGGACATGGCCGCCCGGCTGATTCTGGCCGTGCCGCAATGCCGGGTCGCGGTGGATGGCCGCCGCCCCGGCGTGACGGCCCGCGTGGCCACCCTGTCCACCGCGCTGGCCCGCCCCTGCACTGCGGAACGGGTGCTGCAACTGGCCGATGCGGCGGCGATTTTGGCGCGCGGGCGGATCAGCGGGGCAGGCAGCGTGTTTCTGGCCGGCGATACCGCGCTGGCCGGGCTGGAACTGGCCGCGCGCCACCTGACCGACCTGCCCGAAGCGGTGGATCAGGGCCGCATCCGCCTGAGCGCGCAGGAAATCGTCAGCCTTGCCCCGCACCCGGCCGGTTACCGGGAATACGAGGTGCTGATGCAGCTGGAAGATGCCGATGGCCAGCTGCACCCGCCCGGCAGCTTCATCGGCCGGGCCGAGAAAAGCGCCCTGATCGAACTGCTGGACCGTGGCGTCATTTCCACCGCGCTGATCGGCCATGCCGATGCCTTGCAGGCCGCGCCGCATGTCCGGCTGTCGCTGAACATCTCGGGCCGGTCGCTCAGCAACCCCGACCTGTGGCCCTTTGTGGACCAGGTGCTGGCGGCATCCGGGATCGACCCGGCGCGCATCCAGCTGGAAATCACCGAGACCGCCGCCATCCTTGACCTGCCCGCCGCGCAGGAAAACGTGCGCCGCATCCGCGCGGCCGGTTGCCGGGTGGCGCTGGACGATTTCGGCGCCGGCCTGTCGGGCTTTGCCTATCTCAACAGCTTCGATCTGGACGGCATCAAGATTGACGGCGCGCTGATCCCCGGATTGGCCGACCCCGACTCGGCCGAGACGGCGATTGTTTCCATGCTGATCCGTCTGGCACGGCGGCTGGACCTGGAGGTGGTGGCCGAACATGTCGCCTCGGAACCCACGCTGGATGCGCTGCGGGCCATGGGTGTGGGAAAAGTGCAAGGGTTTCTGATGGGTTGGCCCAAAAACCTTCGGCAGGTCTTGGAGGCAGAGGCAAAATCCGTTTAG